GaattttaaagctaaaagtGCTTTAGATCTGTTCCAATAGGAAGATATTGTTCCTTCGACAATCCTTGAAATATTTGATCAATAAATCCGtttgtaggtataatatgttAATTTATCATACTATCTGCTTTGCGATTTTTATCTCTATTGAATGTGTGAAACTACGTTTATCTGggtacttttttaatttaaaatattggcTTGCATATGCATATTGGGATTTCTTATCAGTACaagtttaattgaataaaactttTCCTTATGCGTCTTTTGAACTTTTCGTATACCGTACTTACTTATAATATACGATGATATCAtgaagcatcatcatcatctgcctagcctttatccaagttcgggtcggcttccagtaggtacctataaccggatgcaactaagtaccagtattttacatggagcgactgcctatctgacctccccaacctGGTTACCATCGCAACCCAATCCCTATCGTAGCATATCAGACAATGATAAATAAACTATGCATCGCGATGATACACATTTCAGGCACACGAAAGTTAAACAAAGGAATATTTGTCAAATGCTTTGCGTAAAAATACTAATGAAGGTACCCTAGCATTACTATTACGacaaagtacctaataaaataatgatagttTATATTCATGAATGCTGCGCGAACACAATTTAATACTCTGACAAAAGTGCTGTTATTCGTAAACTGTCCTGAAAGAAGTTTGTTGATAGAGTTTTGTTTTCAGGCATTGTCGTTAATATACATTTTGCTGAGCATAGCGGCAATAATATTCAGATTTAACGATTGCGAGTTTGGAATTACAAATAATGGagctaattatttttggaaaactaTCATCAGTGCATACATTTTAGgtaagtttttgttttcataactGTATAAGCCTAAGTATGAATCAACTTTTCTAATAGGTACTATAAATGAGAAACTTTGTCGGTCTGTTGCTCTCTCGTGCCAaagctactgaaccaatttaaatgaaattttgtacctAAACAGACAGTCTAAGGCCTGAAAAAGGACTACAAAGACAGTATAAACTatattattgccaagtttcatcaaaatcttttGCTTTTGCACGTGAAGATGAAGTTTCTAACAAACATACCTTGGTACTACACATACGCGTACACATTCATAAACTTTTGCCTTTAAATATTAGTGTGATAATCATAACACCTGCAAAAAAATTCCCAGAAAAAGTCTCTgaatacttttaattaaactaagtaatccataaaattatgttaagtaAACACCactgttattttcaaaatgaaagatgaatttattttatttatatgaaagttAACATACGTTAACATGTTACAGATGACGAATGTGAGATCTCATTCTTAACTCGCAACCAACTGAACATCACGGGATCTTACACCGTGTTCGTTTTTGCCACACTCACTCTCAGTTTCTCCGTGCTGTGTTTAATCACTGCCAGCGTACTTGTTGCAAGTGAGTATCATTAACAATCAGTCTTCTGGGTCTACTCAACTCATAAACTACTAAAAGGATTTTTCTTTTAGTGAAAACTCCGTGAAAATTCCGATTCTTTTTCAGTTTAGTAGCTTGTCTTTTGGTGAGTTTTCGTGAGGAAAGTTTATATTCTCGATTTCTTCCACTGTTTTTGTACTCTCACCAGGCTGTGTCTCATagaccgtgatagttagagagttgaaattttcactgatgatgtatttctgttgccgctataacaacaaatactgaaaactaaaatgcaataaatattttggggggctcccttacaacaaacgtgatttttttgtccgttttataaataatggtacggtaccctacgtgcgcgagtccgactcatTTGGGCGGTTTTTTTACAcccatttacaaaaatatcatttGCTATTTAATCTTATTTAAATTCCAGCGATTCAAGATGGCGGTGCGGCTCGATACCTCAACATCGTGGTGTCAGCTTACATCGGCAGCTGTTTCGCGGCATTCGTCGTGGACCTGACCACTGCGACGCATTTCGGAATAGACCACACTACTTTGTCGAACAAGTTGGTAtgttcatagttttttttttttattgatgttagGGTACCTACCTTTGAACGCTATTTCACCTCATAATAAGGAATTATGTGACCTAGAAGTCAACAATTCTCTCAAGTTTTACCTCCCTAAAAATTTAGGGATTTATTAGAGGAAACAGACACGGGCTTTTTATGAATAAGGCTACTGCTGCATAGTTAATCTTCAGAAACGAGTAATTAAATCTCAACCTACAGCTATTTTATTCCCAGTAAGATTGTTTTCACATTTTTGAAAACCCTGGACACagttaaaatatgtaagtacgtaAGACGATCAAAAAACTGGACAGGTGCTCTCATCTTGCTGAGCACAAGTAGGTACCCGTGGTGTCATGTGAATGAGAAGGGTAGGTAGATGCTACTATGGGTTTTGCCGATACCTCAGAGATTCTTCCTTATAAGACCCCACAAGACAGATTAGAAAGATCCGCAGTTAATGAGTCATTTCCTATGTCCAGGCGGAGTTACCAGCAGGGTCGTCATCCAACTACAGACTGGAAGTGTTACGTCATGGAGCGTTCCTAATGATGACGATAGGACTGAAAGGCTACGTCGCACCCTTAGTCCATATGGTTCTGCTAATCCTACTAATTGTTTACTTGTTGGAACACAGGAAACAAGTGAAAAATGCAGAGGTGAGTTATTGTTAATTCACTCTTAATTACAATTTtcataactaagtaggtatattaaacaGTGATAGCTAATAGCATAGGTGTATTGTACGTAATTTAAAATCCATTAAGAGCTCGGTAGCTACCAATTGATCTAATAAGAAGTCATCTAGTagattatagttttgttggtctaaTAAATCAACGCAGAGCTGAAACCAATGGCTTTGGTTAACAAGACATATTGCAAATATATGGTCCATTGATAACTGTTATGGGACTTTTGAGTATTATGGCGAAATAAAGCCTTGGGAAACCCTTACCTGATACGCTTATAATTCAAAATTCATCTATAAagcattgttttcttttcagCATTCTATCCACAAACTGGGAGCTGTAAATGCATTCGAGTGAGTATATTTTCTCTTTATCCTAATATGTTTTATGCacctatatgtaggtataaggaAGTACCTAAATACCTGTAATTTGAAATATT
This window of the Helicoverpa zea isolate HzStark_Cry1AcR chromosome 31, ilHelZeax1.1, whole genome shotgun sequence genome carries:
- the LOC124644888 gene encoding uncharacterized protein LOC124644888, encoding MDNQRNIKYSSHLVLTAALSGGITIALSLIYILLSIAAIIFRFNDCEFGITNNGANYFWKTIISAYILDDECEISFLTRNQLNITGSYTVFVFATLTLSFSVLCLITASVLVATIQDGGAARYLNIVVSAYIGSCFAAFVVDLTTATHFGIDHTTLSNKLAELPAGSSSNYRLEVLRHGAFLMMTIGLKGYVAPLVHMVLLILLIVYLLEHRKQVKNAEHSIHKLGAVNAFDQPRKPDDNAWVSEPDVFSPFSRGAQVNNGFIRDDESDRPPSRPRVPPKIDYSNSNRSYDRSDSWQRRQPSLNHSNRPFSYLEDIKRPGPMRPAPSQELPWNQDNSPWSQGPPVPQPDYSPQPRRLKSALKPGYL